The Rahnella aquatilis CIP 78.65 = ATCC 33071 genomic sequence ACAGTGTATGGCGGCGTGGGCGCACAGCATTCGCATGAAACCGGCGACTATGCCTCCCCTGCGCTGAAAGATGCTGACGGAACGGCAACAATAGGCCGTCTGGATACCAACCGCATCATCAATAATTTCAGCGGAATGGCCGGCATTCGCGGCAATTTCGATACCGCATTTATTACCCACAAGGTCAATTTCGGTTATTCCGCCCTGACTTCACGCAATAATACGGCGTGGCGTATGGCCTACGGTGCCAATGCCGAAAACACCAATATTTATCACACCACGAATGTCCCGAACCCGACACCTAATCTGTCTGGCGGTAATTATGACGACCCGCTGACCACCGGGCGTAACCGGACTCAGGGCTATCTGTTAACTGACACGCTGGGCATTCTGGATGACACCCTGTTGTTCACCGTCGGTGCCCGTCATCAGAAAGTGATCGTGCGTAACTACAGCAATGCGACCGGCGCTGAAGACGTGTCATCACGTTACAGCGACAGCCGCTGGATGCCGACTTACGGGGTTGTGTACAAACCGTGGCAGGTGATTTCCCTGTACGCCAACCACACCGAATCTTTACAGCCGGGTGATGTGGCACCGAAAAACGCGAAAAACTACGGTACAACCACCGGCATTGCCCATTCAAAACAAAACGAAGTGGGTGTAAAAGCGGACTTCGGGCGTATTGGCGGTTCACTTGCATTATTTGAAATCAAAAAACCTTCAGGCATCCTCAACAGTCAGGATTTCTACGGCATGGACGGTGAACAACGTAACCGGGGCATGGAACTAAACGTCTTTGGTGAGCCGGTACTGGGCCTGCGCCTGAACGGCAGTGCCACCTGGATTGATCCGGAAATGACCAAAACAGAAGACAATACTTACAACGGTAAAGATGCGATTGGTGTGCCGCGTTACAACCTGGTTCTGGGGGTGGAATATGACATTAAACCGGTTGACGGCCTGACAGCCACCGCGCTGGTGAATCATTCCGGCTCGCAGTGGGCAGACTCGGCTAATACGAAGAAAATTGACGCTTATACCGTTCTGGATCTTGGCGTGCGTTACCGCACCAAAATCAACCAGAATGATATGGTCTGGCGTGCCGGTGTTGATAACGTGACCAACGAAAAATACTGGTCAAATATCGACAGCACCGGAACCTATATCTATCAGGGAGAACCGCGTTCGCTCAAAGTCTCAATGACGTACGACTTCTGATCCTGATGTGAAAAACCCGATGTAAAAAAGGGGATGCATTCAGCATCCCCTTTTTTTGCAGTGCGGATTTTTTATTGGCTGTTTTCCGGCGGCGGTAAAATGACCGTGATCTTCAGCCCGCCCTGTGTTTTCTTCGCTGCACTGATCTGCCCGCCATGAGCTTCACAAATCGCACGGGCGATGGATAAACCTAATCCGCTGCCCCCGGAATGCCGTGCACGGGAAGATTCTGCCCGGCTGAAGCGTTCAAACATAACAGGCAGAAAACTGTCATCCACACCCGGCCCCTTATCCTGAAACGTTATCTCATAACCGCCATTGCGGGGAGCGATCGCGATGTCCAGACGCTGTCCTTCCAGGGCATAACGCAGTGCATTTTCCATCAGAATGGTAAATACCTGCCCGAGCCGGAACGGATCACCGACATAACGGCACGGGGCACCCGGCGTCAGGGCGATATCAAAACCGGCTTTCGCCGACTGAGGTTTCAGCCATGTAATCCGCTCGCGCAGCAGGTCTGCCAGATCCAGCTCTGTCTTACTGAGGTTCAGCTGACCGGCATCCGCCAGCGACAGCAGATGCAGTTCGTCGATCAGACGGTTCAGATGCAAAAGTTGTGTCATTACCATCTGCAACTGCTGCGGCTCCGGGCGGAACACACCGTCCAGCATGCCCTGTAAACGCCCGACCGCCGCCGTGAGCGGTGAGCGCAGTTCATGCGCCATCGCCACATGGGAGGCCCGCAGTTCCCGCTCATAGCGTGAAAGTTGCAGCATCATGGCGTTAAAATCATCGGTGAACTGTATCAGCTCCGCCGGGGCATTTTTCACCGGTTCTGCCCGCGTATTGAAATCCCCCTGCGTGACCGCACGCGCCACCTGCGCCAGACGGCTGAATTGCGACGAAAGCGGACGCGCGGCTTTTAATCCCAAAATAGCGATAAACGGCGTTACCACTAATACCATGATGCCAACCAGGAGCCAGTCGGCCGAAGCGATGGAAGGATCGGAGTACCGCGGCCCCCAGCCCTGATCGACAATCTCATGAAAGCGTGTGAGGTTAAGATCCGGATTATCCCGCAGCAGGTTAAATTCTGCCCTGAGCGCAGGAGACATATGATGCAATACCCAGAGATTCTGAATGGCAAAACGCAGCCACATGCACACTGCGATCACGACCACACTGCCGATGGCCAGCGTCAGGATCCGCACACAAATCCAGCGCCACAGGGACTGATAATGTGAGTGATTCATGGCTGTCTGAACCGGTAACCGACGCCGCGCACGTTAACTAACACGTTAACGATGCCTGCGGATTCGAGTTTTTTGCGCAAGTTATAGACATGCGTATCGACCACCCTTTCCAGCGCCTCGCTTTCCGGCAGGCAATGTTCCAGCAAATACTGGCGCGAAAACGGGCGTGTCGGCGCCCGCATCAATGTGCTCAGCACGCCAAACTCTGTCGGTGTTAAATCCAGATAATGCGGTTCACCCGAGGCCGAACTCACCGCCGCCGTCAGCGCCTCGACATCCACATCGAGCCCCTGCCAGCGCAACACCGCAGGCGTGCTGTTTTCGTCTGCCGCAATACGGCGCAGCACCGCCTGCACCCGCGCCACCACCTCGCCGGGGTTGTAAGGTTTGACCACATAATCATCCGCGCCGAAGCGCAGCGCGCCAATTTTATCGGGCACATCGCCCATCGCCGTCACCATAATCACCGGCGTGCTGCTTTCACGCCGCAGCGCCGCCAGCACATCGGTGCCACGCATCCCCGGCAGCATTACATCCAGCAGAATGAGATCCGGCTTCCAGCGCAGCGCGTGCTCCAGCCCGGAAACACCGTCACCGGCAATCTGTACGTCATACCCTTCACGTTTTAAATAAGCATCGAGAACGTCTGCCGCATCGGCATCATCTTCAATAATCAGGATCCGCTTTGTCTGCATAGGGTCGCCTTGACTGTTTCATCATAAATTCCCGGCAGTTTACTGACACTGCCTGTTCATACTTCCGGTTTCCGACGCGGCTGCAATCCGCTACGAAACATACGTTTGGGTGATGAGGGATTATAATGATATCCAGAAAACTAATGCTGCACATTATCTGTTTCAGCGTTTTCTGCCCGGCTGCCCAGTTCAACCTCCACCTGATGCGCATTGCCGTCATCCGTCAGCGGGATCAGATCACCGTCCAGCGCATTGCCGTCCAGCGTGACACGATAATCCCCTGTGCTGCGCCGCACCGTGATCAGGTAACGGCTGCTGCCTTGTTGATATGTCACCGCGATTTCCGGCCACAGCGCAGGCAGTTTGCTGTGAATGGCGATAGCATCGCCGTGGCGTGTAATGCCCAGCAGTGATTCGGTGATTAACCGGTATGTCCAGCCCGCAGAACCGGTATACCAGCTCCAGCCCGCGCGGCCACTGTGCGGGTCTACCGAATAGATATCGGCGGAAATCACATACGGCTCACCTTTATAGCGGCTGACCGCTTCAGGTGTGAGGCTGTGATTGATCGGGTTGATCATCGACATCAGTTCCCAGGCGCGTTCGGTGTTGCCCTGTCTGGCAAACGCCATCACCGCCCAGATGGCCCCGTGGGTGTACTGTCCGCCGTTTTCACGTACGCCAGGCAAATACCCGCGGATATATCCCGGATTCGGCCCGTTGCCGTCAAATGGCGGTGTCAGTAATCGGATCAGCCCCGCATCGTTATCGACCAGACGCTTGTCGACCGATCGCATGGCGCTGGCAGTGCGTTCAGGCGTACCGGCTCCGGAAAGCACCGACCAGCTTTGCGCGATCGCATCTATCTGACACTCATCGTTCGCATGCGAACCCAGCGTTTCACCGCTGTCGAAGTAACCGCGCAGATACCACTCACCATCCCATGCATGGTCGTTGAGATTTTGTTTCAGCAACGCCGACTGCTCGCGGCAGAGGGTAGCGACAGCGATGTCCTGGCGGCTTTCTGCCAGCGCACCATAGCGTTGCAGCACGTCGTAGAGGAAAAAGCCCAGCCAGACACTTTCCCCACGCCCGCCCAGTCCCACCAGATTCATGCCGTCATTCCAGTCTCCCGCGCCCATCAGCGGCAGCCCGTGGTCGCCTATTTTCAGGCCATGCCTGAGCGCACGCACGCCGTGCTGCCAGAGGCTTTCCTGCGTTGCGCTGACCTGCGGTTGCTCGTAGAACGACTCTTCGCCTGCGTCCAGCAGACGTGCCTCAAGATAAGGCACGGACTCTTCCGCAATACCGTCATCGCCGGTAACGGAGATGTAATGGCTGATGGCCAGCGGCAGCCAGAGATAATCGTCAGAGCAGCGGGTACGCACGCCATTGCCGGTTGGCGGATGCCACCAGTGCTGGACGTCGCCTTCAATGAACTGCCGCGACGCACATAACAGGATCTGTTCACGCATCCGTTCCGGCGCCGCGTGGCTCAGCGCCAGCGTGTCCTGCAACTGGTCGCGGAAACCGAACGCCCCGCCGGACTGATAATAACCGCTGCGTGCAAGGATGCGGCTGGCTAAGGTCTGGTAAATCAGCCAGCCATTGGTTAGCAAATCGACCGATTTATCCGGCGTAGTGATCTGAATTTTGTCCAGCACCTGATGCCAGTGATGATGAATGCGATCCAGCTCAGCCTGCGCCTCTCCCTCCTGAAAATACTGATGAATGAGCGCTTCGGCATCTGCGGCATTCTGCCCCAGGCCCAGCGCGAAAACAAAGATGCGCTGGTCGCCGTCGATAAGCGTTGTCGCCGACTGCACTGCACCGCAAGGATCCAGCGCCGCGCCGGTTTTATCGGAAAGACGCTGATTTTTCATGGCAGCAGGCATGGCTGCGGAACCGGTGCGCCCGAAGAACTCGCGACGGTCACCGCTGACCGAGCAATGCGCGCCGGTCACCGCGAAGAAGGCCGTGCGTTCAGAGCCGTTGCCGGTGTAATGATTGGTCGCCAGTACGCCGCAACCCTTTACCACGTGGGCTGCCGAGGTGACGATATGCATGGCTGATTTGGCACGTAAATCCGCCATCACCCATTCGGCATAACCGGTCACCGACAATCTGCGCGGCCTGCCGGAGAGGTTAGTCAGGGTCAGAATAATCAGTTTGACCGGCGCGTGTTCAGCGACTAATACCGTCATTTCGCTGGAAATACCCCGTTCGGTATGTTCGAAGCAACTGTAACCAAAACCGTGGCGGGTGACGTAACCGCCGACGCCGCGCACCGGTAGCGGTGCCGGTGACCAGACGCTGCCGCTTTCCTCATCGCGCAGATAAAAGGCTTCGCCGGAACTGTCGCTGACCGGGTCATTTTCCCACGGCGTTAAGCGGTATTCGTGGGCATTTTCATACCAGGTATACGCCTGCGCGCTTTCTGAAATCACCGTACCGAAGCGGGCATTTGCCAGTACGTTCGACCACGGGGCTGGCGTGGTTTGCCCTTCGTTGAGCACAATCTGATATTCCCGGCCATCCGGCGAGAAGCCGCCCAGTCCGTTGAAACAGGCCAGTTCACGTGGTGGCGCAATCACCGGCTGGCTGTCGTTGACCGTACGCACCGGCAGCAACGCAGGCAGGGAAACGAGCGGCGTTTGCGTCCGCTGATTCAGCTGATCGGCCAGACTGCCACGGCGGTCGTCGATCATCACATGCGCCACGCTCATCAGCAGCGTGCGATCCTCCGGGGTCATCTGCTCGCCGTTACGCACGAAAATGCCACCCGGAATATCGGTCTGGCTGGATCCCGCACCGGAGGCCACCAGGCTGAGGATCTGGTTTTGCAGCGCCTGCTGATAACCGCCGGAATCATTACACAACAGCACCAGATCGACTTTCAGTCCTTTCAGACGCCAGTAGTGATGCGCACGGATCAGCAACGTCACCAGCCCGATATTTTCGTTGCTGGTCATGGTCAGCAGTACAATGGGCAGATCGCCGGAAAGCGACTGTCCCCACAGGCCGGATTGCCCGCGGCGGTTGGCGGCGACGGACTGCGCATCGCCGCGCATTTCCTGGCTGGCAAAAATCAGCGCCCCTGCCAGACGGTTAAACAGCCCCGCATCATCTTCCGTTGCATTAAGCTGACGCAGCACGACCTGACTGTGCGACCAGGCGATTTCGAACACCCGGTCAGCAATATGATGGTCGCGATATTTTTCCATCAACATCAGGCTTTGCAGGCGCGTGTCGCTGATGCCGTAAACCATGTCGATAATCACCGGCACACCGGGTTTAAGCCGGATGCGCTGACGAATCACCATCACCGGATCCAGCACTGCACCGGCACTATTACCGAGTGTTCCGCCCTTCTGCATTGCCTGCGGACTGGCGGCAGTATTACCGCGTCCGATAAAGGCCGCGCGGTCAGTCTCAAACGAGGTTTCCCGTTCCACCGCACCGTGGATCGCCATCATGTGAAACATCCACGGACAGGCTTCATCCGGTTCGCGTGGTCGCCGGTGGCACAAAATCCCCTCCTGAGCGGGCACCAGTTCGGTCTGCACAAACAAATTACTGAACGCCGGGTGAGCCGCGTCGTTGGCGGCGGGTGCCAGCACCACTTCGGCATAAGTGGTGATATCCAGCGTGCGCGGATGACGGCCATTATGCGTAACCGTCATGCGGCGGATTTCGACGTCATCTTCCGGT encodes the following:
- a CDS encoding TonB-dependent receptor — translated: MRDSVTFTGFKPSLLALFVSVSCTSAMAATSPAPATGSTAAAGDTMTIVSTPDNEFKPGGNELVPAYLDGQVAHGGRLGMLGEQKAMDVPFNVIGFTSKLIQDQQARTIADVVRNDATVQNVQGYGNFAETYRIRGFQLDGDDMTYGGLPGVVPRQVIDTSLIDRVEIFKGANGLLNGAATSGVGGMINLEPKHADDLPLTRVGVDYTSSSQVGGTLDLGRRFGDDNQFGVRLNAVNREGETGIDGEKKRTTAASLGLDYRGDRLRTSVDMGYQKKTFHDARLGVNITGVDFIPKVPSNSHNYSQDWIYSNIESEFGMAKAEYDVTDDWTVYGGVGAQHSHETGDYASPALKDADGTATIGRLDTNRIINNFSGMAGIRGNFDTAFITHKVNFGYSALTSRNNTAWRMAYGANAENTNIYHTTNVPNPTPNLSGGNYDDPLTTGRNRTQGYLLTDTLGILDDTLLFTVGARHQKVIVRNYSNATGAEDVSSRYSDSRWMPTYGVVYKPWQVISLYANHTESLQPGDVAPKNAKNYGTTTGIAHSKQNEVGVKADFGRIGGSLALFEIKKPSGILNSQDFYGMDGEQRNRGMELNVFGEPVLGLRLNGSATWIDPEMTKTEDNTYNGKDAIGVPRYNLVLGVEYDIKPVDGLTATALVNHSGSQWADSANTKKIDAYTVLDLGVRYRTKINQNDMVWRAGVDNVTNEKYWSNIDSTGTYIYQGEPRSLKVSMTYDF
- a CDS encoding sensor histidine kinase: MNHSHYQSLWRWICVRILTLAIGSVVVIAVCMWLRFAIQNLWVLHHMSPALRAEFNLLRDNPDLNLTRFHEIVDQGWGPRYSDPSIASADWLLVGIMVLVVTPFIAILGLKAARPLSSQFSRLAQVARAVTQGDFNTRAEPVKNAPAELIQFTDDFNAMMLQLSRYERELRASHVAMAHELRSPLTAAVGRLQGMLDGVFRPEPQQLQMVMTQLLHLNRLIDELHLLSLADAGQLNLSKTELDLADLLRERITWLKPQSAKAGFDIALTPGAPCRYVGDPFRLGQVFTILMENALRYALEGQRLDIAIAPRNGGYEITFQDKGPGVDDSFLPVMFERFSRAESSRARHSGGSGLGLSIARAICEAHGGQISAAKKTQGGLKITVILPPPENSQ
- a CDS encoding response regulator, with translation MQTKRILIIEDDADAADVLDAYLKREGYDVQIAGDGVSGLEHALRWKPDLILLDVMLPGMRGTDVLAALRRESSTPVIMVTAMGDVPDKIGALRFGADDYVVKPYNPGEVVARVQAVLRRIAADENSTPAVLRWQGLDVDVEALTAAVSSASGEPHYLDLTPTEFGVLSTLMRAPTRPFSRQYLLEHCLPESEALERVVDTHVYNLRKKLESAGIVNVLVNVRGVGYRFRQP